A segment of the Biomphalaria glabrata chromosome 18, xgBioGlab47.1, whole genome shotgun sequence genome:
AATTTAAATgcaagtttaattttaaaacaaattgacCTCTTTGATCCTCTGATGGTAGACTGGGTCATCGTAACATTAAATTTAATCTCTGGAGAAGTTATTGGCCTTGTTGGGATCATAGCCAACGCCGTTACGATTGTGGTCTTCTGCAAACTAGGATTTTATGACAGTGTGGACGTGACCTTGACCGCCCTGGCCATCAGCGACATCGGGTCCTTGGTCTCGCTCCAGTTTTACAATATTATGACCAATCCGTGGATATCGTCTGTCCAGCTTCCTTTTGAAGCGTCAGAGGTAGTTGTCCTGATGTCCATGTATCCCCACGTCTATTTTATCAGGGTCAGTGGCCTCATCACAGCTTTCGCCGCCCTTGAAAGGTGCGTCTGCGTGGTCCTGCCTCTGAAGGTGAAAACCATTTTCAGCTGTAAAAGATCAATTCTTATTATTTTGATTATATTCTTGATATCAATTTCGAACGTGGTGGCGCCTTACTACTTTTTCTACTTTGACTGGATTTTCTCCCCGgaaagaaattcgactattctaaGGATGAATCTACGAGAAAATTGGCATTCAGGAATCGGCCTTTCCTTCATGATTAACGATGTATTCATCCAATATTCGACATTTGCTGTTCTGATAACTTGCACTGTTATTACTAGTGTCAACCTTAACAAAAACGCCGCCTGGAAAAAGTCGATTTCCAAGGGTGACCGCCAAAATGTCGAAACCAAAATTTCTCCCAAGGAAGTGAAAGT
Coding sequences within it:
- the LOC106072111 gene encoding growth hormone secretagogue receptor type 1-like; translation: MTQENLNASLILKQIDLFDPLMVDWVIVTLNLISGEVIGLVGIIANAVTIVVFCKLGFYDSVDVTLTALAISDIGSLVSLQFYNIMTNPWISSVQLPFEASEVVVLMSMYPHVYFIRVSGLITAFAALERCVCVVLPLKVKTIFSCKRSILIILIIFLISISNVVAPYYFFYFDWIFSPERNSTILRMNLRENWHSGIGLSFMINDVFIQYSTFAVLITCTVITSVNLNKNAAWKKSISKGDRQNVETKISPKEVKVARMLSLVSVTFVVCLLPLSATITAVGVVKDMTVGGPYFQVARICNSVSFLTETVSSSMNGFIYYKMSSKYRKTCKMLFVRGS